One window of Mucilaginibacter inviolabilis genomic DNA carries:
- a CDS encoding GH92 family glycosyl hydrolase: MPLVAKKIAGLLLLSLVLISNTKAQNKSNLSYVNPFIGTTKSGVLTHWGGDGGTYPGAVAPSGFIQISPETRITGARGYNYVDSAIYYFSCLGHHSGFPEGSSGRLFVMPVGADQAFEPGVYKNRFSHRNEIARPGYYRVKFTDNNIVTEASTSTRTGILRFTFPAKTKAQVYIGNAGDIAIVSGKVIHGLALNTVINFSEAFTDKKPVRDGYLFTFKTAATSKVIELRLSTSTVNFKSAQNNINKEIAQLSFKAFAACTASDWSKQLSTVDITDSSENNKTVFYTALYHSLLIPWVISDVDGNYRGEDGAVHHTSGKFEYGGFSPWDTFRSLHPLLSLLYPEKQNDIILSMLDIYKQTGHLPTESMTGNHAIPIIVDAYLKGINGFDKTLAYKAMKSNIVDSPFVQKDMSIYHRLGYVPYTNSESVTRTVEYAYDDWALSQYAKEVAHNDADYRLLQQRGFNYRNLFHPDDLFMLPRSGNDFKLNPGMSGYKEGDKWVYSYFVPHNAKDLVNLMGGNNAFANSLDSALRNDVILFDNETIIHVPYLFNAAGRPDLTQAWCRNIMLSRYKNRPDGLPGNDDLGAMSSAYVFNAIGIFPVNPGKAAYAIGAPLFQSATLHLVNHKAWKIEAKNQSAVNKYVSSLTVNDKAYEQLVLLHTTIANGGVMQFTMNEKLQKWPADKDPIILSETKTASDIKLTGYSLQKNSVEPNAQLWLRFTAQNRGSAGTENMRIYADGKIIASKNYLIPQGSTVTDSISCRLYRLGKTRVSLNEAGDNIVEVIEPGQPVQHRFEISGIDTRPLIHRDSQQQISYTIKNLTGRDQSFSIPVKLNDSLLYTDHVQLAPGESRIQNHYFKDKVNGVKYLSINNISSIYKVFDDDKGSLLLDLSLVSKDNDQLIPDHSGFKNNARIIQSKSLEIGKGKRLLLGDDRFVEVPNAPSLDKLEQTMTMMTWVYPEGKETGLVDMLTKGDTHVLQMNDNKTLTFFAGGWGRGDCTVSVPANWKQNWHHIAGVCNGNVLFLYIDGKLTGTSTVEGPVNLSVANKWQIGRNEEFPSERIFHGYMDGIKVFAQPLSAAEIQEIFSKEQSNYESQPGN; this comes from the coding sequence ATGCCCCTAGTAGCAAAAAAGATCGCCGGACTGCTGTTGCTATCACTTGTTTTAATTTCCAATACAAAAGCGCAAAACAAGTCGAATTTATCGTATGTAAATCCATTCATCGGCACTACCAAAAGCGGTGTACTCACGCATTGGGGTGGCGATGGTGGTACCTACCCAGGTGCGGTTGCACCGTCGGGTTTTATCCAGATTAGTCCAGAAACGCGGATTACCGGTGCAAGAGGGTATAATTATGTCGATTCAGCTATTTATTATTTCAGCTGTTTGGGGCATCATAGTGGTTTTCCCGAAGGCTCATCGGGTCGTTTGTTTGTTATGCCGGTTGGCGCAGATCAGGCTTTTGAACCAGGCGTATATAAAAATCGTTTTTCGCATCGGAATGAGATAGCACGACCAGGGTATTACCGGGTAAAATTTACCGATAATAACATTGTCACCGAAGCAAGCACTTCTACCAGAACAGGAATATTGCGTTTTACATTTCCCGCTAAAACAAAAGCACAGGTTTATATAGGGAATGCAGGCGATATTGCCATTGTTTCGGGAAAAGTCATACACGGCTTAGCGTTGAATACAGTGATCAATTTTAGCGAAGCTTTTACCGATAAAAAACCAGTAAGGGATGGTTATCTGTTTACTTTTAAAACCGCAGCCACCTCAAAGGTTATTGAGTTAAGGTTGAGCACGTCAACAGTGAATTTTAAGAGTGCTCAAAATAATATCAATAAGGAAATAGCTCAGCTCAGTTTTAAAGCCTTTGCCGCATGTACAGCCAGTGATTGGAGTAAACAATTATCTACCGTTGATATTACGGATAGCAGCGAAAACAATAAGACCGTCTTTTACACTGCTCTTTATCATTCGCTATTGATTCCCTGGGTAATTTCTGATGTGGATGGTAATTATCGTGGTGAAGATGGCGCTGTGCATCACACTTCAGGTAAGTTTGAGTATGGTGGATTTTCTCCCTGGGACACCTTCAGGTCATTGCATCCTTTGCTAAGCTTGCTGTATCCTGAAAAACAAAATGATATTATTTTATCCATGTTGGATATTTACAAGCAAACTGGTCATTTGCCTACAGAGAGTATGACGGGTAACCACGCTATCCCCATTATTGTGGACGCTTATTTAAAAGGTATTAACGGTTTTGACAAGACATTGGCTTATAAAGCTATGAAAAGCAATATCGTCGATTCTCCTTTTGTGCAAAAGGATATGAGCATCTATCACCGTTTAGGTTATGTGCCGTATACCAATTCAGAATCAGTTACGCGTACAGTAGAATATGCTTATGACGACTGGGCGCTATCACAGTACGCTAAAGAGGTGGCGCATAATGATGCAGATTACCGGCTTTTACAACAACGAGGGTTTAATTACCGCAACCTGTTTCATCCTGATGACTTGTTTATGCTGCCGCGATCAGGAAATGATTTTAAGTTGAACCCGGGAATGTCTGGTTACAAAGAAGGCGACAAGTGGGTATATTCCTATTTTGTACCTCACAATGCCAAGGACCTGGTTAACCTGATGGGGGGCAATAATGCCTTTGCCAATAGTTTAGATTCCGCTTTAAGGAATGATGTGATATTATTTGATAATGAAACGATTATACATGTTCCTTATTTGTTTAATGCAGCCGGTAGACCAGATCTTACGCAGGCATGGTGCAGAAACATCATGCTATCCCGATACAAAAATAGGCCCGATGGTTTACCCGGCAATGATGATTTGGGGGCAATGTCAAGCGCCTATGTATTTAATGCAATTGGGATATTTCCCGTAAATCCGGGCAAGGCAGCATATGCTATTGGCGCACCTTTGTTTCAATCTGCAACCCTGCATTTGGTAAATCATAAAGCATGGAAGATTGAGGCTAAAAATCAATCGGCAGTAAACAAATATGTAAGCTCATTAACGGTTAATGATAAGGCATACGAACAATTGGTTTTGCTCCATACAACTATCGCTAATGGTGGAGTAATGCAGTTTACGATGAACGAAAAGCTGCAAAAATGGCCTGCCGATAAAGATCCCATCATATTATCGGAGACTAAAACGGCATCAGATATAAAACTGACTGGCTATAGTTTGCAAAAAAACAGCGTAGAGCCGAATGCACAGTTATGGCTGCGGTTTACGGCGCAAAATAGGGGCTCTGCGGGTACAGAGAATATGAGGATATATGCTGATGGAAAGATCATCGCCAGCAAAAACTATCTTATTCCGCAGGGAAGCACTGTTACTGATTCTATCAGCTGCAGATTATACAGGTTAGGAAAAACAAGAGTGAGCCTGAATGAGGCAGGCGATAATATTGTTGAAGTTATTGAGCCAGGACAACCGGTACAACATCGTTTTGAAATATCGGGAATTGACACCAGGCCATTAATACACCGTGACAGCCAGCAGCAGATCAGTTACACAATTAAAAACCTGACTGGCAGGGATCAGTCCTTTTCTATCCCTGTAAAGTTGAACGACTCTCTTTTGTATACCGATCATGTGCAACTCGCTCCGGGGGAAAGTAGGATTCAGAATCATTATTTCAAAGATAAAGTAAATGGTGTTAAATATTTATCAATCAATAATATATCATCGATATATAAAGTATTTGATGATGATAAGGGTTCGCTGTTACTTGATCTTTCACTCGTTTCAAAAGATAATGATCAGCTTATTCCGGATCATTCAGGATTTAAGAACAATGCGCGTATTATTCAATCCAAATCCCTGGAAATTGGAAAAGGAAAAAGATTATTGTTGGGTGATGATCGCTTCGTAGAAGTGCCCAACGCACCGAGCCTGGATAAGCTGGAACAAACCATGACCATGATGACCTGGGTTTATCCCGAAGGAAAAGAAACCGGATTGGTAGATATGCTTACCAAAGGCGATACGCACGTTTTGCAAATGAACGATAACAAAACATTAACCTTTTTTGCCGGTGGCTGGGGGCGCGGTGATTGCACCGTAAGCGTTCCGGCAAACTGGAAACAAAACTGGCACCATATAGCCGGTGTTTGTAATGGTAATGTGCTGTTTCTCTATATCGATGGCAAACTGACAGGCACCTCAACAGTGGAAGGCCCTGTGAATCTGTCGGTAGCTAATAAATGGCAAATAGGGCGCAACGAAGAGTTTCCGTCAGAAAGAATATTTCATGGGTATATGGACGGGATCAAAGTTTTTGCCCAGCCGCTTTCAGCTGCGGAGATCCAGGAAATTTTTAGTAAGGAACAGAGCAATTATGAAAGCCAGCCTGGAAACTAA
- a CDS encoding phthiocerol/phthiodiolone dimycocerosyl transferase family protein: MKRKLMMVERIMHVDASTPLNCVFAVKIAGRINPENLHTALAKVQQKHPLLRVRIDEEQEGGPYFITNEHVRSIPVRITERLTDDDWLKESETEWYKLFDADNVPLARVVWLRSALVSELLLVMPHCVCDGGTCAALLGEILSLLDKPEQELEAYTSFNSVQELMPESFDIAKNKRKGRIYSFLGRLFFLLKRTRNKFGAGRNYAIHWKLDEEQTLAIAETAKNAGTTVHAVLCVAFLQAFQKVRGAKARGKVISPVDIRRFIPAIKSDTMFAFAPIVELTLDKNPDKGFWEQARKIKTDLTAKIETMNAYEMLWMGEYMQKTVKRMIGFLKTTDGSHDVTLSNMGRLTIPEKYNSFEVETIYSPTVAFPWRNPNTLVATTFKNRMDFTFMSNDNFLDEAEALKIKAAAMELMFANLQQLSHA, from the coding sequence ATGAAAAGAAAACTAATGATGGTGGAAAGAATTATGCACGTAGATGCCTCTACGCCGCTTAATTGTGTATTTGCAGTCAAAATAGCCGGGAGAATTAATCCCGAGAACTTGCATACTGCCCTGGCAAAAGTTCAACAAAAGCACCCGCTGTTACGGGTACGCATAGACGAAGAGCAGGAAGGCGGCCCCTACTTTATTACCAATGAGCACGTACGGTCGATCCCGGTACGCATCACCGAGCGACTTACAGATGATGATTGGCTAAAAGAATCAGAAACGGAATGGTATAAATTATTTGATGCCGACAACGTGCCATTAGCCAGGGTAGTTTGGTTAAGATCGGCATTAGTATCAGAGCTTTTACTGGTGATGCCGCATTGTGTTTGCGATGGAGGCACCTGTGCAGCTTTACTTGGTGAGATCCTGAGCTTACTGGATAAGCCGGAACAGGAATTGGAAGCTTATACGTCGTTCAATTCGGTACAGGAATTAATGCCCGAAAGCTTTGACATCGCCAAAAACAAACGCAAAGGCCGGATATACTCATTTTTGGGTAGACTATTCTTTTTGCTTAAACGTACCCGGAACAAATTTGGAGCCGGCCGAAACTATGCCATCCACTGGAAACTGGATGAAGAACAAACCCTCGCTATAGCCGAAACTGCTAAAAATGCGGGTACAACGGTACATGCGGTTTTATGTGTGGCTTTTCTCCAGGCATTTCAGAAGGTAAGAGGCGCTAAAGCCCGTGGCAAGGTGATCAGTCCGGTAGATATCAGGCGCTTCATCCCTGCCATAAAATCGGATACCATGTTTGCCTTCGCGCCCATTGTGGAGCTTACCCTTGATAAAAATCCAGACAAAGGCTTTTGGGAACAGGCACGTAAAATAAAAACCGATCTGACGGCCAAAATTGAAACCATGAACGCTTATGAAATGTTATGGATGGGCGAATACATGCAAAAAACAGTAAAAAGAATGATTGGTTTTTTAAAAACTACAGATGGATCTCATGATGTTACCCTGTCAAACATGGGCAGACTAACTATTCCTGAGAAATACAACTCATTTGAAGTAGAAACTATTTATAGCCCAACGGTTGCTTTCCCCTGGCGCAACCCGAATACATTGGTGGCAACCACTTTTAAAAACAGGATGGATTTCACCTTTATGTCAAACGATAATTTCCTTGACGAGGCAGAAGCTTTAAAAATAAAAGCTGCCGCGATGGAACTAATGTTTGCCAATTTACAGCAATTATCACATGCCTGA
- a CDS encoding condensation domain-containing protein: MRRKLLFGERMLHGDGTLPFNGVIPFRLRGVFAEADLQYALGKIQEKHPWLNAFVQDDDKQRPWFVIDETKPVNIPVRTVNRLSDNDWQIESHRELLTPFDTAKGPLLRLVWIKDETISDMIITIHHCLCDGGSAMSILAELLQLLDDPGADIGKEDPIKGVEDIIPSAILNNKTKQLKAKLIGGLAAVALKLIPVKKNGIDRKRDYLIHWKFDEVTSKELIAYCKSAGITVNTMLCGVLLEAFKQVRKDQAHNKVSCPVDIRRFAPEIKKDQLFAFGLMIVVSAHAGLDFLDNIKAMQKDVDQKSAKLDPYATMMMMESAHSAMDNFTNLLKNGKSTNDCMFSNLGKIDIPHQYRSFELETIFSPAVIGPLGNTTTMVTSTYRGQMDFSFIASEGFIPYEDALAIKDKIIAMIKEQIGNIAVAVA, encoded by the coding sequence ATGAGAAGAAAACTACTATTCGGCGAAAGAATGTTGCATGGCGACGGTACGCTGCCTTTTAATGGCGTTATACCGTTTAGACTACGCGGCGTTTTTGCAGAGGCCGACCTGCAATATGCCTTAGGAAAAATACAGGAAAAACATCCCTGGTTAAATGCTTTTGTGCAAGATGATGATAAACAAAGGCCCTGGTTTGTTATTGATGAAACAAAACCGGTTAATATCCCGGTAAGAACGGTAAACCGGTTAAGTGATAATGATTGGCAAATAGAATCGCACAGGGAGTTGCTTACTCCATTTGATACAGCTAAAGGTCCTCTTTTACGCCTGGTATGGATAAAGGATGAGACAATATCTGATATGATCATCACCATCCACCATTGTTTATGCGATGGCGGTTCGGCCATGAGCATATTAGCCGAATTGCTGCAACTTTTGGATGATCCAGGTGCTGATATCGGCAAAGAAGATCCGATAAAAGGTGTGGAAGATATTATTCCATCAGCTATTTTAAATAACAAAACAAAACAGCTAAAAGCTAAGTTAATTGGCGGCCTTGCTGCTGTAGCACTGAAGCTGATACCGGTAAAGAAAAACGGCATCGACCGGAAAAGGGATTATCTGATCCATTGGAAATTTGATGAAGTAACCAGTAAAGAGCTGATCGCTTATTGCAAATCGGCAGGCATTACGGTGAATACCATGCTTTGCGGAGTATTATTGGAAGCCTTTAAGCAGGTAAGAAAAGACCAGGCGCATAATAAGGTATCCTGCCCGGTTGATATCCGTAGATTTGCGCCGGAGATTAAAAAAGATCAGCTATTTGCATTTGGTTTGATGATCGTAGTTTCGGCACATGCAGGTCTGGATTTTTTAGATAATATTAAAGCCATGCAAAAGGATGTTGACCAAAAATCGGCCAAGCTTGATCCCTATGCTACCATGATGATGATGGAATCAGCACACTCCGCGATGGATAATTTCACCAATTTATTAAAGAATGGAAAGTCTACTAACGACTGCATGTTCTCTAATCTCGGAAAAATTGACATCCCGCATCAATACCGCTCGTTTGAACTGGAAACTATATTCAGTCCGGCTGTGATCGGTCCACTGGGTAACACCACTACCATGGTAACCTCCACCTATCGCGGCCAGATGGACTTTTCATTTATTGCCAGCGAAGGGTTTATTCCTTATGAAGATGCTCTAGCTATAAAAGATAAAATAATAGCAATGATCAAAGAACAGATTGGAAACATAGCGGTGGCCGTAGCATGA
- a CDS encoding condensation domain-containing protein → MRRKLLLIERVMHGDGNYVFNALLPVRVRGNFSETDIRLALVSLQKTHAMLNAVVQNDKNGEPWFVVDDERPVNIPIRIMERINKDDWQTESVKEWSVPFNSYQEPLMRLVWIKGKPVSELLLVMHHCLFDGRSALVMLEEFLQFLDDPDAPIAVEVPIADIGDIVPPAMLNNKIHQFMAKLLFGMASIALSLIPAKDKPVEKKRDFLIHWRLDKELSSALLTCCKTENIKVNTIMCAILLDSFKQVLPKKALNKIMCPVDIRNFNPQIKKNNIFAFPLMILVTAFPGLDFFSNARAMQNDIEHKMTKLDPYKLIMLLEAAHGSLRKIIRFLRNQKANKDCMFSNLGKLDIQQHYKHFEVETIFSPSVMVPEGHATAFTTTTYGGEMDFSFISNEGSLTYEDAMAIKDKMMETISTLTGTTEELSVA, encoded by the coding sequence ATGAGAAGAAAGTTACTTTTGATCGAACGCGTTATGCATGGAGATGGGAACTATGTATTTAACGCACTTTTACCGGTACGAGTACGCGGTAATTTTTCAGAAACAGACATCCGGCTGGCGCTGGTAAGTTTGCAAAAAACACATGCCATGCTGAATGCAGTGGTACAAAATGACAAAAACGGAGAGCCCTGGTTTGTAGTTGATGACGAACGCCCGGTTAATATCCCCATACGTATTATGGAACGTATAAATAAGGATGATTGGCAAACAGAATCGGTAAAAGAGTGGTCGGTACCCTTTAACAGTTACCAGGAGCCGCTGATGCGCCTGGTATGGATCAAGGGCAAACCGGTTTCAGAGCTTTTGCTGGTGATGCACCATTGTCTTTTTGATGGCCGTTCGGCATTGGTTATGCTCGAAGAATTTTTACAATTTTTGGATGATCCTGATGCTCCTATAGCTGTCGAGGTTCCTATAGCTGATATTGGCGATATTGTTCCACCGGCGATGCTGAATAATAAGATACACCAGTTTATGGCCAAGTTGCTGTTTGGTATGGCTTCCATAGCCTTGTCGCTCATACCAGCTAAAGACAAACCAGTAGAGAAAAAAAGAGATTTCCTGATCCATTGGCGACTTGATAAAGAATTAAGCTCAGCCTTACTGACCTGCTGCAAAACCGAAAATATTAAGGTAAACACTATTATGTGTGCTATTCTTTTAGATTCCTTTAAGCAGGTTCTGCCTAAAAAAGCGCTTAACAAGATCATGTGCCCCGTTGATATACGCAATTTTAACCCGCAGATAAAAAAGAACAACATCTTTGCCTTTCCTTTAATGATACTGGTAACAGCTTTTCCGGGGCTTGATTTTTTCAGTAACGCACGGGCCATGCAAAATGATATCGAACACAAAATGACTAAACTTGATCCGTATAAGCTCATTATGTTATTAGAAGCCGCACACGGGTCATTGCGTAAAATAATCAGATTTTTACGTAACCAGAAAGCCAATAAGGATTGTATGTTTTCTAATCTGGGCAAGCTGGACATTCAGCAACATTATAAACATTTTGAGGTGGAAACCATATTTAGTCCATCAGTGATGGTACCTGAAGGGCATGCCACTGCGTTTACGACAACAACTTATGGCGGAGAGATGGATTTTTCGTTCATCAGTAATGAAGGAAGCCTGACTTATGAGGACGCAATGGCTATTAAGGATAAAATGATGGAAACTATTTCGACATTAACGGGAACAACAGAAGAACTTAGTGTGGCATGA
- a CDS encoding glycosyltransferase: MAKFLFVVPPFFGHISPTLSIGASLIARGHEVKWLGITPLADKHIPAGGQFIYPAAELEEHLDEINRILKRQDDGPACSGPEVMKLALEETYVPFARIMMPGLSNFVDAWKPDVIINDCITFAGALCAHIKGIPSVTTTPVPPDVMGDTANSAPKIFEWQQNLVKGLQQEFGVYGDEIVIHSHKLNMVFTSQAFAGFDEVSPHMKFVGPVKGRPNNAAFDWERLAKATTPKVFVSLGTLLVDIRKEFFQKLITAFADQPVTIVAATNPDIFEVWPDNFIVNGFVPQTELMPHMDAVICHGGFNTVNDTFINGLPMLITPIAYDHFHTAKLIENSGAGVSIRYKRLRIADLRDTVFELLQNPKYREAAIKVNETFVAAGGNDKAVQLLEDFAAAESVLAPLN, from the coding sequence ATGGCAAAGTTTTTATTTGTTGTTCCACCATTTTTCGGGCATATCAGTCCAACATTAAGTATTGGTGCAAGTCTTATTGCCCGCGGTCATGAAGTAAAATGGCTGGGTATTACACCGCTCGCCGATAAACATATCCCTGCTGGCGGACAGTTTATATATCCCGCGGCTGAGTTAGAAGAGCACCTGGATGAAATAAACCGTATCCTGAAACGCCAGGATGATGGCCCGGCCTGTTCGGGCCCGGAGGTGATGAAACTGGCTTTGGAAGAAACTTATGTACCCTTTGCCCGTATCATGATGCCGGGGCTAAGCAATTTTGTGGATGCCTGGAAACCCGATGTGATCATTAACGATTGTATCACCTTTGCAGGCGCTCTGTGTGCCCACATCAAAGGTATCCCATCGGTAACCACCACACCTGTACCACCGGATGTGATGGGCGATACCGCTAACAGCGCGCCTAAAATTTTTGAATGGCAGCAAAACCTGGTAAAAGGCTTACAGCAGGAGTTTGGTGTTTATGGCGATGAGATCGTTATTCACTCACATAAATTGAATATGGTATTCACTTCGCAGGCCTTCGCTGGCTTTGATGAAGTATCACCGCATATGAAATTTGTTGGCCCTGTAAAAGGCAGACCCAACAATGCCGCTTTTGATTGGGAAAGGCTGGCAAAGGCTACAACGCCAAAAGTATTTGTGTCATTAGGTACGTTACTGGTTGATATCCGTAAAGAATTTTTCCAAAAACTGATAACCGCTTTTGCAGATCAGCCGGTAACCATAGTAGCCGCCACCAATCCTGATATTTTTGAGGTATGGCCCGATAACTTTATCGTAAACGGTTTTGTACCTCAAACAGAGTTGATGCCGCATATGGATGCGGTGATCTGCCATGGTGGTTTCAACACCGTAAATGATACGTTTATCAACGGACTGCCTATGCTGATCACCCCTATCGCGTATGATCATTTTCACACCGCTAAACTGATCGAGAATTCAGGTGCAGGTGTAAGCATACGGTACAAACGTTTGCGTATAGCTGATCTGCGCGATACCGTTTTTGAGCTATTACAAAATCCAAAATATCGGGAGGCTGCCATAAAGGTAAATGAAACCTTTGTAGCCGCCGGTGGTAATGATAAGGCCGTACAGCTATTGGAAGATTTTGCCGCCGCAGAATCTGTCCTGGCGCCTTTGAACTAA
- a CDS encoding glycosyltransferase, with protein sequence MAKFVFIVPPLTGHINPTLSMGAVLLERGHQVGWITLDESLAARLPEGGELLHISYDENDEQKRESEQYLDIITKKIVYGIDSLKFLYEEVLIPLNRHSYDGIIHLLDQFEPDLVITDHQMFAGAIAATNKGLPYATSVTAPAAIKVMEELPKVHEWEMNQVIGLQREFGVEAETPIVCSDLLTMVLTSQAFFGDMELTPNFRFTGPVINRPATKTAFDWDKLKESNNPKILISIGTTFDHEHKKSFFTKVIEAFGNEDITAVVVSDPDLFEQWPANFIVQRHVPQLDLLPHLDAVVCHGGHNTVCETLSNGLPMVVIPIAYDQSHVAGRVVRTGAGERLNFNRFKAHHLKEAVNTVLNNPAYKESAEVIKQSFLEAGGTATAADLLEQIASKQSLEVLKN encoded by the coding sequence ATGGCGAAGTTTGTATTTATAGTACCTCCTTTAACCGGGCATATCAACCCTACTTTAAGCATGGGCGCTGTTTTACTGGAACGCGGCCACCAAGTTGGCTGGATAACCCTCGACGAATCATTGGCTGCCAGGCTTCCGGAAGGCGGCGAGCTGCTACACATCAGTTACGACGAAAACGACGAACAGAAACGCGAAAGCGAACAATACCTGGATATCATCACCAAAAAAATAGTTTACGGGATTGATAGTCTTAAATTCCTGTACGAGGAAGTATTGATCCCGCTTAACCGTCATAGCTATGATGGCATTATCCATTTGCTCGACCAATTTGAACCAGACCTGGTTATTACCGATCACCAAATGTTCGCGGGTGCTATTGCCGCTACTAATAAAGGGCTGCCCTATGCCACATCGGTAACTGCACCTGCTGCTATCAAAGTAATGGAGGAACTGCCTAAAGTGCATGAGTGGGAAATGAACCAGGTTATAGGTTTACAGCGGGAATTTGGCGTTGAAGCTGAAACCCCCATAGTTTGTTCTGACCTGTTGACCATGGTATTAACGTCACAGGCCTTTTTTGGCGATATGGAACTAACGCCAAACTTCCGTTTTACCGGCCCGGTGATCAATCGCCCGGCTACCAAAACAGCATTTGATTGGGATAAGTTGAAAGAAAGCAACAATCCTAAAATACTGATCAGCATCGGCACTACTTTTGACCACGAGCATAAAAAGAGCTTCTTTACCAAAGTGATCGAAGCTTTTGGTAACGAGGATATTACCGCAGTGGTGGTTTCTGATCCCGACCTGTTTGAGCAATGGCCTGCCAACTTTATTGTGCAACGCCATGTACCTCAGCTTGATCTGCTGCCTCATTTAGATGCTGTAGTTTGTCACGGTGGTCATAATACCGTTTGCGAAACGCTGTCAAATGGCTTACCGATGGTGGTGATTCCTATTGCCTATGATCAATCACATGTGGCTGGTCGCGTGGTGCGCACTGGTGCAGGTGAGCGCTTAAATTTTAATCGCTTTAAGGCCCATCATTTGAAAGAAGCCGTTAATACCGTGTTGAATAACCCTGCTTATAAAGAATCGGCAGAAGTGATCAAACAATCATTCCTGGAGGCTGGCGGCACAGCAACCGCGGCCGATCTGCTGGAACAGATCGCGTCAAAACAAAGTTTAGAAGTATTAAAAAACTAA
- a CDS encoding alpha/beta fold hydrolase yields MPVIKVNNRDVHIQELNKGAAETVLLVHGMFSNLSVYYFNIAPILAEHFHVVMYDLKSHGMSERTLHGYDLNSMTDDLNGLMEALNLDSVYLGGYSFGGLIALKMALRFPDKIKKLVVIEAPDPKDEKARGIIDDYSREFLEHYVENFTDTTKVKMGKRQMERNHRMYEYLFYQTSIKSDMIAEKDFLDEQEISLLNKDTLLLYGADSNCLETGKELNEKIKTSELTPVPGDHNIPIQEPVLIANMINTFFRN; encoded by the coding sequence ATGCCAGTAATCAAAGTAAATAACAGGGATGTGCATATCCAGGAGCTAAACAAAGGCGCGGCCGAAACCGTGTTGTTGGTTCATGGTATGTTCAGCAATCTGTCTGTTTATTATTTTAATATCGCCCCTATTTTGGCCGAGCATTTTCACGTGGTGATGTATGATCTGAAGAGCCATGGTATGAGCGAACGCACCCTGCACGGCTACGACCTCAACAGCATGACCGATGATCTGAACGGCCTGATGGAAGCTTTGAATTTAGATTCAGTTTATCTAGGTGGCTATAGCTTTGGCGGATTGATCGCCCTGAAAATGGCGCTGCGTTTTCCGGATAAAATAAAAAAGCTGGTGGTTATAGAAGCACCAGATCCAAAGGATGAGAAAGCACGTGGTATTATTGACGATTACAGTCGCGAGTTTTTGGAACATTATGTAGAGAACTTCACCGATACTACCAAAGTAAAAATGGGTAAACGTCAGATGGAACGTAACCATCGCATGTATGAATACCTGTTTTACCAAACCAGTATCAAAAGTGATATGATAGCCGAAAAAGATTTTTTGGACGAGCAGGAGATATCACTTTTGAACAAGGATACGCTGTTGCTTTACGGAGCGGATTCCAACTGCCTGGAAACCGGCAAAGAGCTGAACGAGAAGATAAAAACATCAGAACTTACCCCTGTTCCTGGTGACCATAACATACCGATACAAGAACCTGTATTGATCGCTAATATGATCAATACATTTTTCAGGAACTAA
- a CDS encoding acyl carrier protein, protein MDTVASTGKLNKEEIFDLMKQFITEVIGEEFVEEMDITTESSFTKDLEMDSIEIVSFSEKIKAHFGDQIDFTGWLSSMDLDQLINLNLGMIINYIYECQ, encoded by the coding sequence ATGGACACAGTAGCATCAACAGGAAAACTAAACAAAGAAGAAATATTTGATCTGATGAAGCAATTCATCACCGAAGTTATAGGTGAGGAATTTGTGGAGGAAATGGATATCACTACCGAAAGTTCGTTCACCAAAGACCTTGAAATGGACAGCATCGAGATTGTGTCTTTTTCCGAAAAAATTAAAGCCCATTTTGGTGACCAGATCGATTTTACCGGCTGGCTGTCATCCATGGATCTTGATCAACTGATCAATCTGAACTTAGGTATGATCATCAATTACATTTACGAATGCCAGTAA